A genome region from Halorussus pelagicus includes the following:
- a CDS encoding AN1-type zinc finger domain-containing protein produces the protein MAECDYCGTVTEHAFPCNYCESSFCGDHRLPENHDCTRFHRTSSGSSLSGNGPDTSDRRSTHRTRVERVREKETTTMDRRVPDTTPNTKNNHQEDKAELKALSCPTCGSNTATVQTCDSCGQSTCPDCDHDCNLSDEPEEERDSLINRIKRFLSV, from the coding sequence ATGGCCGAGTGTGACTACTGTGGTACAGTTACAGAACACGCGTTTCCCTGCAACTATTGTGAGAGTTCCTTCTGCGGAGACCACCGTCTACCGGAGAATCATGATTGTACTCGGTTTCACCGTACTAGTAGTGGAAGTAGTCTTAGCGGAAATGGACCTGATACTTCAGATAGACGAAGCACACATCGCACTCGGGTTGAGCGAGTTCGGGAGAAAGAAACGACAACAATGGACCGTCGGGTTCCGGATACCACTCCGAACACCAAGAACAATCACCAAGAGGATAAAGCGGAATTGAAAGCGCTTTCATGCCCGACGTGTGGTTCAAATACGGCCACAGTACAAACCTGTGATTCCTGCGGACAATCAACTTGTCCAGACTGTGACCATGACTGCAATCTATCCGATGAACCCGAAGAAGAACGGGACTCGCTGATTAATCGCATCAAGCGATTTCTATCTGTGTAA
- a CDS encoding glycine zipper family protein — protein sequence MLSKISRRKFMRASGTTVGLTGLSGLTSAKKTTKASNLDVKVDTVVESGIKYSACIAQNLKTGEIDGAVIPVPTSDGSTNEIAQLDANDLDVHEISEDVLADIRESVFSAEVNSSSTAVNSDSSTAEQSPVWGPLRNAASSKSNQSDGVTIQAKSILEDVLEEISAGTKDSIDRIGAYYIESPKGTDCDAAVNSQPHHQLGFSVEYEKVLGDFTETVLTTVLGAALGLLIGGPYGGAIGTIAGAIVGFAIKYLKDTTNITQVIRDIDKCAFEECAPSTRLLVSGVWMDEDTDLLTINGTPDVPAVHLENGVQVNDGYRETVRVSS from the coding sequence ATGTTGAGTAAAATAAGCCGGAGGAAGTTTATGCGTGCGAGTGGTACCACTGTGGGACTAACTGGACTCTCCGGGCTGACATCCGCCAAGAAAACTACGAAAGCGAGCAACTTAGACGTGAAAGTGGACACCGTTGTTGAAAGCGGAATAAAATACTCTGCTTGCATTGCCCAGAACTTGAAGACCGGTGAAATCGATGGTGCAGTCATTCCTGTACCGACCAGTGATGGGTCGACAAACGAAATCGCACAGTTAGATGCCAACGATCTTGACGTACACGAGATATCTGAAGACGTCCTTGCTGACATCCGTGAATCAGTCTTTAGTGCAGAGGTGAATAGTTCCAGCACGGCAGTGAACTCCGATTCTTCGACTGCCGAACAGAGTCCTGTTTGGGGTCCGCTGCGAAACGCTGCTAGCTCAAAAAGCAACCAGTCAGACGGAGTGACAATTCAGGCTAAGAGCATCCTTGAAGATGTTCTAGAGGAAATCTCTGCAGGTACCAAGGATTCGATCGACAGGATAGGGGCGTATTATATCGAAAGTCCGAAAGGGACAGACTGTGATGCTGCAGTAAACAGCCAACCACACCACCAGCTCGGTTTCTCGGTTGAGTACGAGAAAGTGCTGGGAGACTTCACCGAAACGGTGCTCACTACGGTCCTTGGGGCCGCGCTGGGTCTACTAATCGGTGGTCCCTATGGAGGGGCTATTGGTACAATTGCCGGAGCGATTGTCGGATTCGCTATCAAATACCTCAAAGACACGACGAACATCACTCAGGTAATTCGTGATATTGACAAGTGTGCCTTCGAGGAATGTGCACCGAGTACAAGGCTCCTCGTCAGTGGAGTTTGGATGGATGAGGATACCGACCTACTCACTATCAACGGCACGCCTGATGTACCTGCAGTCCATCTTGAAAACGGGGTCCAAGTGAATGACGGTTACCGCGAGACCGTGAGAGTCTCGTCGTAA
- a CDS encoding methytransferase partner Trm112 has product MKQSLMDIICCPLDKQELELDATDTDDDEEVISGTLTCTECGETYPVEDGIPNLLPPDMRDIEA; this is encoded by the coding sequence ATGAAGCAGTCGCTGATGGACATCATCTGTTGTCCGCTAGACAAGCAGGAACTCGAACTCGACGCTACCGACACCGACGACGACGAGGAAGTCATCTCGGGCACGCTGACCTGCACCGAGTGCGGCGAGACCTACCCCGTCGAGGACGGCATCCCGAACCTCTTGCCGCCGGACATGCGCGACATCGAGGCGTAG
- a CDS encoding DUF7524 family protein yields MSESLPVRLNRDRLHDIQTRASFEATGSFPVLLHNGDAPVHVHLHLDDALSAVASIPANNHFVDADSTRQVSVEVEEGGPRPVEGQLKIVTGHGAETDYVSVTVAEPVPEEAVTVDETLMERADSDAEDDNDNEKDKDGGDRDDDASNFEFPDLSVRRNAPVAVLGILALAVAAGSASLSNSPAVSAGALAVLGSVVAAAYLLMR; encoded by the coding sequence GTGTCCGAGAGTCTCCCCGTCCGTCTGAACCGCGACCGACTGCACGACATCCAGACGCGGGCGTCGTTCGAGGCGACCGGTTCGTTCCCGGTTTTGCTCCACAACGGCGACGCCCCGGTCCACGTCCACCTGCATCTGGACGACGCCCTCTCGGCAGTCGCATCTATCCCCGCGAACAACCACTTCGTCGATGCCGACTCGACCCGGCAGGTCAGCGTCGAGGTCGAAGAGGGCGGCCCGCGCCCGGTCGAGGGCCAACTCAAAATCGTCACGGGCCACGGCGCGGAGACCGATTACGTCTCCGTGACCGTCGCCGAACCTGTGCCCGAGGAAGCGGTCACGGTAGACGAGACGCTCATGGAGCGCGCCGATAGCGACGCCGAAGACGACAACGACAACGAGAAGGACAAGGACGGGGGCGACCGAGACGACGACGCATCGAACTTCGAGTTCCCGGACCTCTCCGTGCGACGGAACGCCCCCGTCGCGGTCCTCGGTATTCTCGCGCTGGCCGTCGCCGCCGGGTCGGCCTCGCTCTCGAACAGTCCGGCCGTATCGGCGGGCGCGCTGGCCGTCCTCGGGAGCGTCGTCGCCGCGGCCTATCTTCTCATGCGTTAG
- a CDS encoding DMT family transporter — MDRAGTALVLVSAAGFGTLGVLGELAADAGLSIPTVLAFRFLLATLVVWLVLGARGRLHLLEGRALAVGVALGAVGYAAMSGLFFWGLEFMTAGLVGIVLYTYPVFVVGAAAVRLDEPVTRRTVASLGTALAGVALVTGADPAGADPRGIAVVLAAAVVYAGYITASRSALATVDPQVLTAHVLPGAAASYLVVGTATGRLATPATDYEWALVAAIAVVATALPIFTFFAGLRRIGASNASIVSTAEPVITLLLGAAVLGEPITPATVVGGALVLGGVLLVQTGTD, encoded by the coding sequence ATGGACCGAGCGGGAACCGCGCTGGTGTTGGTATCGGCCGCCGGGTTCGGAACGCTGGGCGTCCTCGGCGAACTGGCGGCGGACGCGGGGCTGTCGATTCCCACGGTGCTGGCGTTTCGGTTCCTGCTCGCCACACTGGTCGTGTGGCTCGTGCTGGGCGCTCGCGGCCGACTGCACCTGCTCGAAGGTCGGGCGCTGGCGGTGGGCGTCGCGCTCGGCGCGGTCGGCTACGCGGCCATGAGCGGCCTGTTCTTCTGGGGCTTGGAGTTCATGACCGCCGGACTGGTCGGCATCGTTCTCTACACCTACCCGGTCTTCGTCGTCGGCGCGGCGGCGGTGAGACTCGACGAACCGGTGACGCGCCGGACGGTCGCCTCGCTCGGGACCGCGCTCGCGGGCGTCGCGCTCGTGACCGGCGCGGACCCGGCCGGGGCGGACCCGCGAGGAATCGCCGTCGTCCTCGCGGCCGCGGTGGTGTACGCGGGCTACATCACCGCGAGTCGGTCGGCGCTGGCGACGGTGGACCCGCAGGTCCTGACGGCGCACGTCCTGCCGGGGGCCGCGGCGTCCTACCTCGTCGTCGGAACCGCCACCGGGAGACTCGCGACTCCGGCGACCGACTACGAGTGGGCGCTGGTCGCGGCCATCGCCGTCGTCGCCACGGCGCTCCCCATCTTCACGTTCTTCGCGGGTCTGCGGCGCATCGGCGCGAGCAACGCCAGCATCGTCAGCACCGCGGAGCCGGTGATAACGCTGTTGCTCGGCGCGGCGGTGTTGGGAGAGCCGATTACGCCCGCGACGGTCGTCGGCGGTGCGCTCGTCCTCGGGGGCGTCCTGCTCGTCCAGACCGGCACGGACTGA
- a CDS encoding DMT family transporter, with amino-acid sequence MTGLASLEERTPPMAALAVSVVAVSTSAILVRFSDAPSIVKALYRVVFTTFLLAPFAVTHYREDLRALSGRDALVAVVTGVALAAHFATWFESLEWTTVAASVTLVQSQPLFVAVGAAVLLDEALNRRMVGGILLAVAGVAFMSLGGLLSGAALAGARPLYGDGLALVGAVMAAGYVLAGRSLRQRVALVPYVTVVYSVCAVVLLAVAVVEVDAGGAAATAAALTDYPPEEWLLFVGMAVGPGIFGHTVINWALKYVESSVVSVTLLGEPVGSTLLALALLGEVPDAFTVAGGAVVLAGIYVTATGRPSGA; translated from the coding sequence ATGACGGGACTGGCGTCGCTCGAAGAACGAACCCCGCCGATGGCCGCTCTCGCGGTCTCCGTCGTGGCGGTCAGCACCAGCGCCATTCTCGTTCGGTTCAGCGACGCCCCGAGCATTGTCAAGGCGCTCTACCGAGTGGTGTTCACCACGTTCCTGCTCGCACCGTTCGCCGTGACGCACTACCGCGAGGACCTCCGGGCGCTGTCCGGTCGGGACGCGCTCGTTGCCGTCGTCACGGGCGTCGCGCTCGCGGCCCACTTCGCAACGTGGTTCGAGAGTCTGGAGTGGACCACGGTCGCCGCCAGCGTCACGCTCGTCCAGTCCCAACCGCTGTTCGTCGCCGTCGGTGCGGCGGTCCTGCTTGATGAGGCGCTCAACCGCCGGATGGTCGGCGGCATCCTCCTCGCAGTCGCGGGCGTCGCGTTCATGTCGCTGGGCGGCCTGCTTTCGGGGGCCGCGCTCGCCGGGGCGCGCCCGCTCTACGGCGACGGTCTCGCGCTCGTCGGCGCGGTCATGGCCGCGGGCTACGTGCTGGCCGGGCGCTCGCTCCGCCAACGCGTCGCGCTCGTGCCCTACGTCACGGTCGTCTACTCGGTCTGCGCGGTCGTCCTGCTTGCCGTCGCGGTGGTCGAGGTAGACGCCGGAGGCGCGGCCGCGACTGCGGCGGCGCTGACCGACTATCCGCCCGAGGAGTGGCTTCTTTTCGTCGGCATGGCCGTCGGGCCGGGAATCTTCGGCCACACGGTTATCAACTGGGCGCTGAAGTACGTCGAGTCGAGCGTCGTCAGCGTCACGCTGTTGGGCGAACCGGTCGGATCGACGCTCCTCGCGCTCGCGCTACTCGGCGAGGTCCCGGATGCCTTCACCGTGGCGGGCGGTGCGGTCGTCCTCGCGGGCATCTACGTCACCGCGACCGGGCGACCGAGCGGCGCGTAG
- a CDS encoding DUF6517 family protein yields MTRRAVASVSLAVLLVLGGCTGFLSGPVSFAASQATVSDDALEETGYQHNSTKAMNVSRTFEGAGQSKEVKVTNWISEYHQRVGLPGVGDQKVAVFATFASPKVEILGKSFNPLEKYDDRQLAQQFTSQLDSVRGIEQVDSQNRTMLGKTTRVSKFKGSVTTAMGIEFDAYLHVTKVEHEGDFVVAIGVYPQKLPGQDQKVYRLIRGVQHGE; encoded by the coding sequence ATGACACGACGCGCAGTTGCCAGCGTCTCGCTCGCGGTCCTCCTCGTCCTCGGCGGATGCACCGGGTTCCTCTCGGGACCGGTGTCGTTCGCCGCCTCGCAGGCGACGGTGAGCGACGACGCCCTCGAAGAGACGGGGTATCAGCACAACAGCACGAAAGCGATGAACGTCTCGCGGACGTTCGAGGGCGCCGGACAGAGCAAGGAGGTCAAAGTGACCAACTGGATTTCCGAGTACCACCAGCGAGTCGGCCTGCCGGGCGTCGGCGACCAGAAAGTCGCCGTCTTTGCCACGTTCGCCAGCCCGAAAGTCGAGATTCTCGGCAAGTCGTTCAACCCTCTGGAGAAGTACGACGACCGCCAACTCGCCCAGCAGTTCACCTCGCAACTCGACAGCGTGCGCGGTATCGAGCAGGTCGATAGCCAGAACCGCACGATGCTCGGGAAGACGACGCGCGTCTCGAAGTTCAAGGGCAGCGTCACCACGGCGATGGGCATCGAGTTCGACGCCTACCTCCACGTCACCAAGGTCGAACACGAGGGCGACTTCGTGGTCGCAATCGGCGTCTACCCCCAGAAGCTCCCCGGACAGGACCAGAAGGTGTACCGACTGATTCGCGGCGTCCAGCACGGCGAGTAG
- a CDS encoding DUF7523 family protein encodes MSLAEETRAAVRRRPFLLAALRAGVVNYTAAARSLAADIDGDADTDSIATALRRFAESLPDRETDSRRVRVSMRSGLGEVPPKSPREIDSESAGEAASADADADALLAVGGTHLAPGEGSLTAVLAEGEVDATALAHVLGRLDAADIPVRATGVAGETLLVAVERRDGPDALRIAEDALDTVPSR; translated from the coding sequence ATGTCACTTGCCGAGGAGACCCGCGCGGCGGTCCGGCGTCGTCCCTTCCTGCTCGCGGCGCTCCGGGCGGGCGTCGTCAACTACACCGCAGCGGCCCGCTCGCTGGCCGCGGACATCGACGGGGACGCCGATACCGACTCGATAGCCACCGCACTCCGTCGGTTCGCAGAGTCGTTGCCCGACCGCGAGACCGACTCCCGACGCGTGCGCGTCTCGATGCGGAGCGGATTGGGCGAAGTCCCCCCGAAGTCCCCGCGTGAAATCGACTCGGAGTCCGCGGGCGAGGCGGCATCCGCAGACGCGGACGCCGACGCCCTGCTCGCAGTCGGTGGAACCCACCTCGCGCCCGGCGAGGGGTCTCTCACGGCTGTTCTCGCGGAGGGCGAGGTTGACGCGACAGCGCTGGCACACGTCCTCGGGCGCTTGGACGCGGCCGACATTCCGGTCCGGGCGACGGGCGTCGCGGGCGAGACCCTGCTCGTCGCCGTCGAGCGCCGCGACGGTCCGGACGCGCTCCGAATCGCGGAGGACGCCCTCGATACGGTTCCGAGTCGATGA
- the cysS gene encoding cysteine--tRNA ligase, translating to MTLHLTNTLSGEREPFEPQDPESVLLYYCGLTVSDFAHLGHARSWVHVDVMHRWLEQLGYDVRHVENFTDVNEKIVARVGEDDLGESEDEVARHFISEVLTDMRSLNLLRAEVYPRVSEHVPEIIDLVETLIERGYAYESNGSVYFDVTEFEEYGKLSNQNVEEMEAQGEDDELEEKRHPADFALWKAGESHPDDADPGGQTWDSPWGEGRPGWHIECSAMSMTHLDDTIDVHVGGQDLVFPHHENEIAQSEAATGQQFANYWMHVRLLETGGEKMSSSLQNYFTVRNAVSEFGGDAVRMFLLSTAYNNRQTYSEETLNEAVERWERLERGYDRAVTAVDSSDARTKVEDDALREAVAQTREEFAAAMNDDFNTREAITALLELVSAVNKHVDSRAEYDYRALCDAVETFEELGEGVFGFALAGDGEGNVELLDELVELVLDVREQEREAGNYERADDLRDDLEALGVEVQDTDSGAEFRLE from the coding sequence ATGACGCTCCATCTGACGAACACCCTCTCCGGTGAGCGGGAACCGTTCGAACCGCAGGACCCCGAGTCGGTGCTGCTCTACTACTGCGGGCTGACGGTCTCCGATTTTGCCCACCTCGGGCACGCCCGGTCGTGGGTCCACGTTGACGTGATGCATCGCTGGCTCGAACAGCTCGGCTACGACGTGCGACACGTCGAGAACTTCACGGACGTGAACGAGAAAATCGTCGCGCGCGTCGGCGAGGACGACCTCGGCGAGAGCGAAGACGAGGTCGCTCGACACTTCATCTCGGAGGTGCTGACCGACATGCGCTCGCTCAACCTCCTGCGCGCGGAGGTCTACCCCCGAGTGAGCGAACACGTCCCCGAAATCATCGACCTCGTGGAGACCCTGATAGAGCGGGGCTACGCCTACGAGTCGAACGGGTCGGTCTACTTCGACGTGACCGAGTTCGAAGAGTACGGCAAACTGTCGAACCAGAACGTCGAGGAGATGGAGGCGCAAGGCGAGGACGACGAACTCGAAGAGAAGCGCCATCCCGCGGACTTCGCGCTCTGGAAGGCAGGGGAGTCCCATCCCGACGATGCCGACCCCGGCGGCCAGACGTGGGACTCGCCGTGGGGCGAGGGCCGACCAGGCTGGCACATCGAATGCTCGGCGATGAGCATGACCCACCTCGACGACACCATCGACGTTCACGTCGGCGGGCAGGACCTCGTCTTCCCGCACCACGAGAACGAAATCGCCCAGAGCGAGGCCGCAACCGGCCAGCAGTTCGCCAACTACTGGATGCACGTCCGCCTGCTGGAGACCGGCGGCGAGAAGATGTCTTCGAGCCTCCAGAACTACTTCACGGTCCGGAATGCCGTCTCGGAGTTCGGCGGCGACGCCGTCCGGATGTTCCTGCTCTCGACGGCGTACAACAACCGCCAGACCTACAGCGAGGAGACGCTGAACGAGGCCGTCGAGCGCTGGGAGCGACTGGAACGGGGATACGACCGCGCCGTGACGGCCGTCGATAGCTCCGACGCCCGGACGAAGGTCGAAGACGACGCGCTCCGCGAGGCGGTGGCCCAGACCCGCGAGGAGTTCGCGGCCGCGATGAACGACGACTTCAACACCCGCGAGGCAATCACGGCTCTGCTGGAACTGGTCAGTGCGGTCAACAAGCACGTCGATTCGCGCGCGGAGTACGACTACCGGGCGCTCTGCGACGCCGTCGAGACCTTCGAGGAACTGGGCGAGGGCGTCTTCGGGTTCGCCTTGGCGGGCGACGGCGAGGGGAACGTCGAACTGCTGGACGAACTGGTCGAACTCGTCCTCGACGTGCGCGAACAGGAGCGCGAGGCGGGCAACTACGAGCGCGCCGACGACCTGCGCGACGACCTTGAAGCCCTCGGCGTCGAAGTCCAGGACACCGACTCGGGCGCGGAGTTCCGACTGGAGTAG
- a CDS encoding UPF0058 family protein gives MQKAELVYLHALLAKIHEYLAVRHDVPETFERYETDDIGPYQVQFQKDAHEAAVRLLGEFLADELSGDDENESLEVELRET, from the coding sequence ATGCAGAAAGCCGAACTCGTCTATCTCCACGCGCTGCTCGCAAAGATTCACGAATACCTCGCGGTTCGTCACGACGTGCCGGAGACGTTTGAGCGCTACGAGACCGACGACATCGGCCCGTATCAGGTCCAGTTTCAGAAAGACGCACACGAGGCGGCGGTCCGACTGCTCGGCGAATTCCTCGCCGATGAACTGTCCGGCGACGACGAGAACGAGTCGCTGGAAGTTGAACTTCGGGAGACCTGA
- the corA gene encoding magnesium/cobalt transporter CorA — MTVKAVVYTPDGTTTYDDLQTAREATGTTWVRASDASAAEMERVAETFGVHSLAVEDVRNGVRPKTEEFDDHAFVLLKTAILRRGETTFREEIALRSVGFFVGDDWVVTMSPEPVGAVERVWELVVREEGRILRNGPDFATYRVADAIVDGYFDVLDEIEDQIEQVEDDVMTATDIETLETINNVRRELLSFRKLLWPSREAMGVLARGDPDQIREETEKYYRDVYDHLVQLVDLTETYRDLASGARDIYLNSLSLSTNEVMKTLTVVATIVLPLTFVVGVYGMNFSGGPFNMPELGWTYGYPAVMVGMLAVTVILVAYFRKSGYM, encoded by the coding sequence GTGACAGTCAAAGCGGTCGTCTACACGCCCGACGGAACGACGACCTACGACGACCTGCAGACCGCCCGCGAAGCGACCGGAACGACGTGGGTCCGGGCGTCGGACGCCTCGGCCGCGGAGATGGAGCGCGTCGCCGAGACGTTCGGCGTCCACTCGCTCGCCGTCGAGGACGTTCGCAACGGCGTCCGACCGAAGACCGAGGAGTTCGACGACCACGCGTTCGTCCTGCTGAAGACCGCGATTCTGCGCCGGGGCGAGACGACTTTCCGCGAGGAAATCGCCCTGCGGTCGGTCGGCTTTTTCGTCGGCGACGACTGGGTGGTCACCATGTCGCCGGAACCGGTCGGCGCGGTCGAGCGCGTCTGGGAACTGGTCGTCCGCGAGGAGGGTCGCATCCTCCGCAACGGCCCGGACTTCGCCACCTACCGGGTCGCCGACGCCATCGTGGACGGTTACTTCGACGTGCTGGACGAAATCGAAGACCAGATAGAGCAGGTCGAAGACGACGTGATGACCGCGACGGACATCGAGACGCTCGAAACTATCAACAACGTCCGCCGGGAACTGCTCTCGTTCCGGAAACTGCTGTGGCCCTCGCGGGAGGCGATGGGCGTCCTCGCGCGCGGCGACCCCGATCAGATTCGGGAGGAGACCGAGAAGTATTATCGGGACGTGTACGACCACCTCGTCCAACTCGTGGACCTGACCGAGACCTACCGGGACTTGGCCAGCGGCGCGCGCGACATCTACCTTAACTCGCTGTCGCTCTCGACCAACGAGGTGATGAAGACTCTGACCGTCGTCGCTACCATCGTCCTCCCGCTGACGTTCGTCGTCGGCGTCTACGGGATGAACTTCTCGGGCGGGCCGTTCAACATGCCAGAACTCGGCTGGACGTACGGCTATCCCGCCGTAATGGTCGGGATGCTCGCGGTGACGGTGATTCTGGTCGCGTACTTCCGGAAGTCGGGATACATGTAA